Part of the Anguilla rostrata isolate EN2019 chromosome 10, ASM1855537v3, whole genome shotgun sequence genome, TCTGCGACAATCACAGGTGCTGCAAACAAAAGGATTAAGATGATGTCATCAATTGCCAAAATTGCTAAGAGACAAGAACCAATCAGCTTTTGGGAAATCTGTGTTCTATTGATGGGTCAACAGAAGTTTTCAATAAAGTTAAACACACCCTCGTTATGAAAGCTCCCTTGTTGTCTAATGTTAGTCTAAGCAAAATGGATGTGAAAAGAAAGCCGAATTGGACTGTGGAAGAAACGGTGATGTTGGTAGAGGAGGTGGAGGCAAAGAAGGAAATAATTAAGGGAAAATTTAGCCCCACACTTACAAGTCGACACAAAAAAGCAGTTTGGAAGCAGATCGCAGACAGCATTAATGCGAGCTTCTCCTCCACCATTCGGAggaatgcaaaaagaaatggcacAATGTTTTGTCCAAAGCGCGTCAGGAAATCTCGGCTTTCAAGAAGGCAACATCTGGCACTGGTTCGTAGTCTACGTTATTTATgtatctatttgtttatttatttatctacttTATATCTACTTACTTATGAGACACGTTTGTTACATATTGCTGATGAACATTAAtgtagttatatttttttattcaggtgGAGGTCCTGTCCCCTAAACCTTTAAGTGCAGTGGCAGAAGTATTTCTCCGCATCCTCTGAGAAAATAATGCCACAATCAGTGGAGTGGGCGACTGTCAGGATGCTGCACTACTCAAACTGCAGACCGTAGTAAGGTTGGCATGCTATTATAAAAGAACTGTAGCTCAATACTCAATACTTATTTTATTGATACAAATGTATATTCACAAGAATCAACTAACTTAACaaaatgaattctgtttttcagtaaTGCAGATGAAAACACCATTTCGTCCCCTCATGAGCTGCCTGTAGAGGAACTCCCAGCTGCAACAGCACTGCTTCGAGGCCCATCTGGCATTCCCTctccagcagcaggcccagagCCCCTGCTCCCTGAGCCCCCACTGGCCACTGCCACTCCACGGCTCAACCCGGACGAGGTGGAGGACATGGATgcactgcagagagaagagTTGCGGATGAGCATAAAAGTTTTAAGGCTGAAGGAGCATTATtatgaactaaaaataaaaaagattaaatctTGCCtattgctgtcttttttttaaaatccactcAGCACTTATAATCAATAGATTGGGGGCGGGAGTGCGAcaggagcaaaataaaaatgtatttcttaccCAAAATGAAAGTTGGCAAAGTGCTGCCTAAACACAGTGGCATCAGAGGCAAATGGGATGCTAGGAGGGtggtcgtcatcatcatcatcattattatgatCTCCCTCATCAGGGGGGAGAGGAATGTTGCGTATGTTATGCAAGACTGCACATGCCATTATAATATTGCTGGCCTTCTGTGGTGTTTGGCGGATTTCCCCATGAAGGACATGGAACCGGCGTTTCCATTGGCCGATGCCCCTCTCCACAACGCTTCGGGTGCATTGGTGAGCCCTAAAAAGTCCAATTATGTTTAGATGACCGTCAAAAATAACTCTATAATGGTGAGAtgattcattattataattcaCAGGCTTAGTTAATTTGTACCTGTTGTAATTTTCTTGGGCCCCTGGTTGTGGTCTTGGGAATGGTGTGAGAAGCCAGCGTCGTTTTGGGTAGCCTTTATCTCCAAGGAGATGGCACCCAGGTGGAACAATGTTCCTGTCAAATAGCTGTTGCAATCCACTTTCATTCAGGATGCATGCGTCATGGGTAGATCCTGGCCACTTGGACACAACATCTAAAATGTTGTAATCTGCGTCAAAGACTACCTGGGTGTTGATGCTGTGGTACCTCTTCCTGTTTACAAAAGTCTCTTAATCTACGCTGGGAGCAATTATACGGATGTGGGTGCCATCAATTACTCCAACCAACCCCGGGAAGCCCGCTAGACGCATGAATGCAGCTTGCTTCTGGCAGATTAACAGAGGAGAGGCTGGCAATTCTATAAACCTCCTCACTATATGAGGTGCTGCAAGGGCTGACACAGTTTTTGCCACTACCCTGCTGATGGTGGATTGTGATGGTCCCAAATCATCAGCATTGCATAACTGCATTTTTCCTGTGGCTAGGAAGCGCAGCGTTAAAATGCCTTGCATCTCTGCCATAATTACGCTACTTCTCAAAGTTGATGGTGATATTACATCCCGCACAAGATCGGTGACAAAGATAATTCCCTGATGACCTAAGCGATAACGTTTGATTAACTGTGCATCAtcaaacatttgtaaaacattCTTCCTGTCTCGGAAGGTGCGTGCGCGTCTCCGTCCTCGCAGCTCAGCCATCTTGCCTACTCCTAGTCAAATTACGAGAGCCCCAGAGGTCTCTTAAATACCTGACAGGTTAAGAGTATTCTTAAGTCAAGAGAAATTTGATAAATCACTTTTATTCTTAAATCTGAGTGTAGGAGTAAAAGTCACCCATTCTTAGACTTAAGTTACACTTGAGACTAATTTTTTACTTTGAGCGACTTGATACATACTGCCCCaggtctctaatagcctcaattttctgatcgaaaaagttcataaaatcaTGGCTGCTATAATCGGAAGattctgatgattgtttttttgttactttttccACAGTACTAAACAGAAATTTTGggttatatttgttttgttcaattagttttgagaaaaaggtatATCCACAGTAGCAGATGCAAGACCTTGTACTGAAGGAGACAATTTTTCCATATAAGACGCAATACTTCTAGTTTATTCGGACCACCATTTTCGCTCCAATTTTCTTGTGGACTGCTTCAAAGCCCGGGTGGTGTCACTGTACCAAGGAGTGTGATTTTTCTGACTAAAGTTTCTTCTTTTTAGAGGGGCAACTATATCAAGTGTGTTTCTGAGAGTAAGAGTTAACTGGTTAGTCTATTGGTCCAGTGATACTTCATCATCAGCCTTTTATTCAATGGGGAGGAATGCATATTcagaagcatatttaaaaactttggaatgACCTCAGGGTTTAATGATCAGCTGTAGTAGTGTTTAGGCTCTGATACAGGTGGGTTGGATGCCTTGATATTAAACGTAATGAGGAAATTCTCAGAGAGTACagggttatgaggtgcgatgGTAAGTTTCACCACACTGATACCATGGGACAGAACTAAATCTAAGGTATGGCTACAgtagtgagtaggctcacaaacattct contains:
- the LOC135233687 gene encoding putative nuclease HARBI1, with the translated sequence MAEMQGILTLRFLATGKMQLCNADDLGPSQSTISRTFVNRKRYHSINTQVVFDADYNILDVVSKWPGSTHDACILNESGLQQLFDRNIVPPGCHLLGDKGYPKRRWLLTPFPRPQPGAQENYNRAHQCTRSVVERGIGQWKRRFHVLHGEIRQTPQKASNIIMACAVLHNIRNIPLPPDEGDHNNDDDDDDHPPSIPFASDATVFRQHFANFHFGASMSSTSSGLSRGVAVASGGSGSRGSGPAAGEGMPDGPRSSAVAAGSSSTGSS